The following DNA comes from Croceicoccus sp. YJ47.
GATCCCCTCCCCCATGAGATCGCGCGCGATGGGCAAGGTCATGCCGACAATCCCGGCCTTCGACGCGGCATAGGCAGCCTGCCCGACCTGGCCGTCCTCGGCCGCTGCGGAGGCGGTGTTGACGATGGCTCCGCGCTCCCCACCATCCATCGGGTCGAGTGTGAGCATTCCGGCAGCGGACTTGGCAATGCACTGGAACGTCCCGACCAGGTTGATCCCCACGATCTTTTGAAACGCCGCTATCGGGAAGGCGCGAATCTCGCCCGTATCCCGCGCCCGCGACGCCGTCCGGATGGCGTTGCCGGCCCCGGCGCAATTGATGAGGATCCGCTCCTGACCATGCTGGGCACGAGCGCTGGCGAAAGCCTTGTCGACCGCCGCTTCGTCCGTGATGTTGACCTCACAGAAATGCGCGCCGATTTCGCTGGCGACCTCGGCCCCTCTCTCACTGTTCATGTCGAAAAGGGTGACCTTCACGCCTTCCTTCGCCAGAACCCGCGCGGTTGCCTCGCCCAAACCGCTCGCCCCGCCTGTGACGATGGCGGCGGTGTCTGATAAAATCATCTCGGTCTCCTAATTTCAATCGGCCCTGCATCCGCCATTGGCGAGCCGGATTCTATCCCCGCCGGACGGGACTTCGCCGCCATGGCGACACGCTGTAGGGTATGCGCCACATCATCGACGCACGCGCGCCGCGCTGTTTCGATCGCTGGGCCATCATGCGACATTCGGTACGGCGTGGTGGGTTAACGGTGCGCGTCAGACACATGGGTCCTGTGCCCGGCGGGTCGGTGCGGCGTGCTTCGCACTGGCCTCGGAGCAAGATTTTACGGTGCGCGACCATCGGGGGTCGCCGTGCGACGAGGAACTGGGCCCAGTGCGGTCGGTTGGATGCCCGACATCGAAAAAAGGACTTGGAATGAAAGCTGCCAAGGTTACGAATCCGGCCACGCTGGAATCGCTGAAAATCGTCGACCTCGATGATCCCGGCGCGCCGGCGGCTGGCGAGATCCGGGTCCGGCTCCACGCCAGCTCGCTCAACTTCCACGATTACAGTGTCGTTTCGGGCCGCCTGCCGACCGCCGACGGACGCATTCCGATGGCGGACGGCGCCGGCGTGGTCGAAGCTGTCGGTGCGGGCGTCACCGAATTTTCCGAAGGCGACCGCGTCGTCTCGACATTCTTTCCGACATGGCTGGACGGCACACCGGCGATCAGCGATTTCAGCACGACGCCCGGCGACGGCATCGACGGATATGCGCGCGAATGGGTCGTTCGTCCGACATCCTATTTCACCCACGCGCCGAAAGGATATAGCCATGCCGAGGCCGCGACGCTGACGACCGCCGCGCTCACCGCATGGCGAGCGCTCGTCGTGAATGGCGGAATAAAGGCCGGAGAGAGCGTGCTCGTGCTCGGCACAGGCGGCGTGTCCATTTTCGCGCTGCAACTGGCCAAGGCGATGGGCGCGACGGTCATCGCGACCTCGTCATCCGATGAAAAGCTCGAGCGCGTCCGCGCGCTCGGCGCAGATCACACCATCAATTACAAGACGACACCCGAATGGGGCGATGCCGTGCGCGATCTCACCGACGGGCGCGGCGTCGACCATGTGGTCGAGGTCGGCGGACCCGGCACCTTGCCGCAGTCGATCAATGCAGTGACCATCGGCGGGCATATCGCGCTGATCGGCGTGCTGACGGGTGCGGGCGGCGAAGTGCCGACGGCACTGCTCATGCGCGGCCAGGCACGGCTTCAGGGGCTGGTCGTGGGCAATCGGCGAATGCAGCAGGATCTTGTCCGCGCGCTTGGCGCAACCGGCATCCGACCGGTAATCGACCGCAGCTTTCCGCTCGATCAGATCGCCAATGCGTTCCGTCATGAAGAATCAGGCCAGCATTTTGGCAAGATCGTGCTCGAATGGTGAGCCGCGCTCTGTTGCGTGCGCGGGTTGCGCGACCCGTTACATGACGGGTCCGCTGGTTTTTGGCGTCGAGGTGCGCACACCTCGGCCTCCAACGCCTTCTAACCAAGGCCGGCTATGCCACTTTCGCCGCATCCACCGGCTGTTGCGGGTTGGGAATATTGTGAGTGTGTGGATTGGTTGCGGGGGTTGGATTTGAACCAACGACCTTCAGGTTATGAGCCTGACGAGCTACCGGACTGCTCCACCCCGCGACGGGCGCGTACTGCGCCGTGTTGGCTTTGCGCCAACGTGGAAAAAGGGCTGCCCTTTTGGGGTCAGCCCTTTGACAAGTGAATGGGTTATACCCGTGACACGCTGGCTTCAATGCCTGGCGACGACCTACTCTTCCAATGCTTGAGCATTAGTACCATCGGCGCTGTCCGGTTTCACGGCCGAGTTCGAGATGGGATCGGGTGGGTCACAGACGCTATGGTCACCAAGCAATGAAGCTGGCGTGTCACGGGTTTTAATCGATGCGATATACTTGGGCGTATCTGGCTGGATGATCGTCCGGTCAACGACGCTCGGGGTTACCCAAGGCTGTCATTGATGGTGCAGATTCATCAAGCATGATCAGAGTTATTAGGACCGGTTAGCTCCATGCGTTACCGCACTTCCACACCCGGCCTATCAACGTGATGGTCTATCACGACTCGAAGATACCTAATCTTAAGGGAGGCTTCCCGCTTAGATGCTTTCAGCGGTTATCCCGTCCATACATAGCTACCCTGCGGCACCCTTGGCAGGATGACAGGTACACCAGAGGTATGTTCACCCCGGTCCTCTCGTACTAGGGGCAACTCCTTTCAAGTATCGACGCCCACGGCAGATAGGGACCAAACTGTCTCGCGACGTTCTGAACCCAGCTCACGTACCACTTTAATTGGCGAACAGCCAAACCCTTGGGACCTGCTCCAGCCCCAGGATGTGATGAGCCGACATCGAGGTGCCAAACGATTCCGTCGATATGAGCTCTTGGGAATCATCAGCCTGTTATCCCCGGCGTACCTTTTATCCGTTGAGCGATGGCCCTTCCACGAGGGACCACCGGATCACTATGACCGACTTTCGTCTCTGCTCGACTCGTCAGTCTCGCAGTCAGGCAGGCTTATGCCATTGCACTCTTGCAGACGGTTTCCAACCGTCCTGAGCCTACCATCGCGCGCCTCCGTTACTCTTTAGGAGGCGACCGCCCCAGTCAAACTACCCGCCACAGAGGGTCCCTACACCGGCTAACGGTGCGAGGTTAGACATCAGAAAACAACAGGGTGGTATTTCACCTATGGCTCCACGACAGCTGGCGCCGTCGCTTCAAAGCCTCCCACCTATGCTACACAGTTCTTTCCTAATGCCACTCTGAAGCTGCAGTAAAGGTGCACGGGGTCTTTCCGTCTAACCGCGGGTACTCCGCATCTTCACGGAGAATTCAATTTCGCTGAGCATATCCTGGAGACAGTGGGGAAGTCGTTACGCCATTCGTGCAGGTCGGAACTTACCCGACAAGGAATTTCGCTACCTTAGGACCGTTATAGTTACGCCGTTTACTGGGGCTTCAATTCGGAGCTTGCACTCCTCCTCTTAACCTTCCAGCACCGGGCAGGCGTCAGACCCTATACGTCGTCTTGAAGCCGACTTAGCAGAGTCCTGTGTTTTTGCTAAACAGTCGCTACCCCCTGGCCTGTGCCCCCTGCAAAGACTTGCGTCGATACAGGGCCTCCTTCTTCCGAAGGTACGGAGGCAATTTGCCGAGTTCCTTCAGGATACTTCTCTCAAGCGCCTTGGTATACTCTACCTGACCACCTGTGTCGGTTTCGGGTACGGTCTATATGAAGAGGCTATTTCCTGGGACTGCTTCACCGCCCGATCAATCCAATAAGATCGAACGACTGCCACAATCCGTCACACATCTTCAGGCCCACGAATATTAACGTGGTTCCCATCGACTACCCCCTTCGGGCTCGTCTTAGGGGCCGGCTAACCCTACGCTGATTAGCATTGCGTAGGAACCCTTGGTCTTTCGGCGAAAGGGCATCTCACCCTTTTTGTCGCTACTCATGTCAGCATTCGCACTTCCGATACGTCCACGGTCGGTTACCCTCCCGCTTCACTCGCCTACGGAACGCTCCGCTACCGCTCATAGTAAACTATGAACCCTAAGCTTCGGTGCATCACTTTAGCCCCGTTACATCTTCGCCGCAGGAACCCTTATTTAGACCAGTGAGCTGTTACGCTTTCTTTAAAGGATGGCTGCTTCTAAGCCAACCTCCTGGTTGTTTTGGGATTCCCACATGCTTTCCCACTTAGTGATGACTTGGGGACCTTAGCTGTAGGTTAGGGCTGTTTCCCTTTTGACGACGGACCTTAGCACCCGCCGTCTGTCTGCCGGATAAGACTCGTTGGTATTCGGAGTTTGGTTAGGTTTGGTAGATCTCGCGACCCCCTAGCCCATCCAGTGCTCTACCCCCAACGGCATACATCCGACGCTCTACCTCAATAGATTTCGCGGAGAACCAGCTATTTCCCGGCTTGATTGGCCTTTCACCCCTAAACACAACTCATCCGATAATTTTTCAACATTAAACGGTTCGGTCCTCCAGTGCGTGTTACCGCACCTTCAACCTGGTCATGCCTAGATCGCCGGGTTTCGGGTCTAATTCATCATACTCTGGCGCCCATTTCAGACTCGCTTTCGCTGCGCCTACACCTAACGGCTTAAGCTCGCATGATAAATTAAGTCACTGACCCATTATGCAAGAGGTACGCTGTCACCCCCTAAAGAGGCTCCAACTGCTTGTAAGCATTCGGTTTCAGGTACTGTTTCACTCCCTAATCGGGGTGCTTTTCACCTTTCCCTCACGGTACTAGTTCGCTATCGGTCATGTACGAGTATTTAGGCTTGGAGGGTGGTCCCCCCATGTTCAGACAGGATTTCACGTGTCCCGCCCTACTCGAGTCTTCTCACATCATTTTCGCATACGGGGCTGTCACCCGCTATGGCCACTCTTTCCAAAGTGTTCTGCTAATTGAATGAGAAGCACTGGCCTGGTCCGCGTTCGCTCGCCACTACTAACGGAATCTCGGTTGATGTCTTTTCCTCCAGGTACTGAGATGTTTCAGTTCCCCGGGTTCGCTTCACCAAAGCTATGTATTCACTCTGGTAATACCTTTTCCACCTCACTCACCCGCTGGCCAATCCAAGGATCAACCAACAACTGAGAGAAATGGTGAAGGTGGGTTCCCCCATTCGGAAATCGCCGGATCAAAGTTTGCTCACAACTCCCCGACGCTTATCGCAGCGTGCCACGTCCTTCATCGCCTGTACATGCCAAGGCATCCACCAAATGCTCTTACCTCACGCTTGAGAATCCACACCATCAACGACAGGCTTGCATAAACCCTGTCGCATCCAATTGGTGCGGACGATAATCTCAGCCAGATATTTTCATCTGTAAGTGCCGCATACATACCAACCTTCCGGTCGATACAATGCGCCACGGCATCGATTAAAAACCCATTCACAATGTCAAAGATCGGCAGCGCAGATCGCCACCTACCGGCATAAGCCGGATAGCTTTTCTTCATCCCTGGAATAACCATCGGCAAAACGCATCACCATTTACTTGGGCCAATGCCCGTCTGGTGGAGCCTATCGGGATCGAACCGATGACCCCCTGCTTGCAAAGCAGGTGCTCTCCCAGCTGAGCTAAGGCCCCTTATCAGACGTAAATGGTGGGCCTGGGGGATTGAACCTCCGACCTCACCCTTATCAGGGGTGCGCTCTAACCAACTGAGCTACAGGCCCGCTGCCACCGCTGGCCAAAAGGCCGCGAAGGCGTGAGCCAGCTCAGGCGTCGAAAGCAAAGGAAAATCCTTCGCTTTCAATTTCCAGTGATGAAGGGACATGAGGACGACGGCAATGTTCTTTAGAAGTCCGCGAAGCCCTTCCGATGGCTGGCATCGGCGCTTTCGCAAACATCCTTAGAAAGGAGGTGATCCAGCCGCAGGTTCCCCTACGGCTACCTTGTTACGACTTCACCCCAGTCGCTAAGCCCACCGTGGTCGCCTGCCTCTCTTGCGAGTTAGCGCAACGCCTTCGGGTGAACCCAACTCCCATGGTGTGACGGGCGGTGTGTACAAGGCCTGGGAACGTATTCACCGCGGCATGCTGATCCGCGATTACTAGCGATTCCGCCTTCATGCTCTCGAGTTGCAGAGAACAATCCGAACTGAGACGGTTTTTGGAGATTAGCTAGCCCTTGCGGGATCGCTGCTCACTGTCACCGCCATTGTAGCACGTGTGTAGCCCAGCGTGTAAGGGCCATGAGGACTTGACGTCATCCCCACCTTCCTCCGGCTTATCACCGGCAGTTTCCTTAGAGTGCCCAACTAAATGATGGCAACTAAGGATGAGGGTTGCGCTCGTTGCGGGACTTAACCCAACATCTCACGACACGAGCTGACGACAGCCATGCAGCACCTGTCACTCATCCAGCCGAACTGAAGAAATCCATCTCTGGAAATCGCGATGAGGATGTCAAACGCTGGTAAGGTTCTGCGCGTTGCTTCGAATTAAACCACATGCTCCACCGCTTGTGCAGGCCCCCGTCAATTCCTTTGAGTTTTAATCTTGCGACCGTACTCCCCAGGCGGATAACTTAATGCGTTAGCTGCGCCACCCAAGCACCATGTGCCCGGACAGCTAGTTATCATCGTTTACGGCGTGGACTACCAGGGTATCTAATCCTGTTTGCTCCCCACGCTTTCGCACCTCAGCGTCAATACTTGTCCAGTGAGTCGCCTTCGCCACTGGTGTTCTTCCGAATATCTACGAATTTCACCTCTACACTCGGAATTCCACTCACCTCTCCAAGATTCTAGTCTAATAGTTTCAAGGGCAGTTCCGGGGTTGAGCCCCGGGATTTCACCCTGACTTGGTAGACCGCCTACGCGCGCTTTACGCCCAGTAATTCCGAACAACGCTAGCTCCTCCGTATTACCGCGGCTGCTGGCACGGAGTTAGCCGGAGCTTATTCTCCAGGTACTGTCATTATCATCCCTGGTAAAAGAGCTTTACGACCCTAAGGCCTTCATCACTCACGCGGCATTGCTGGATCAGGCTTTCGCCCATTGTCCAATATTCCCCACTGCTGCCTCCCGTAGGAGTCTGGGCCGTGTCTCAGTCCCAGTGTGGCTGATCATCCTCTCAGACCAGCTAAAGATCGTCGGCTTGGTAGGCTCTTACCCCACCAACTACCTAATCTTGCGCGGGCTCATCTAAAGGCGATAAATCTTTGGTCCGAAGACATCATCCGGTATTAGCGTCCCTTTCGGGAAGTTATTCCGAACCTAAAGGTAGATTCCCACGTGTTACGCACCCGTGCGCCACTAAGTCCGAAGACTTCGTTCGACTTGCATGTGTTAGGCATGCCGCCAGCGTTCGTTCTGAGCCAGGATCAAACTCTCAAGTTTGTGTCCAATCCATCACAACCCCCGTAAACGGGAAAGCCATGACGAATGAATTCAAGGAGCCGATACCTGCACTTGTCAAACGTAATGGTTACGTAAGGACATGTTCATCCCATCAGCTTAAAGCCAACAGAACTTTCGGCATCGACTTGGTTACCGGTCACTCGCGCCTTGAAGCCGCGAAACCGGGCGCCGTCGCCCACATGTCCCTTCATCTAAAACCAACAATGTCAAAGAACCAACCAAAACATAAAGCGGACAACCAATGTTCCCCAATCTCTAAGACCGGGGGACTAGCTGTCCTATATGTCGGCGACCGAACCCCGATGCCCCGCTAGAGAGCGTCTCGCCGTCCGGTGAGAGGGCATATATGGGGGACCAACGATTCGGTCAACAGGTGGATTTCAATTTTATGGCGTTCGTGGCGATTTTTTTACGATTGGGCCGAAAAATGGCGGTTTTGCGTCATCGGCGTGGTTAATTCTCCGGATCGCCATGCATCATGGCCACCATATTACGGGCCGCGTGGCGTTCATCGGCACTCTTGAAAGTCGAATCGATATCCGGCGCCCGCCCCAGCATCAGCATCAGTGACCAGAGGGCGAAACGCCGTCCCGCATCCTCCTCCATGCCGAGGTCGACTGCCATCCGGTCCAATCCCGCCGAAAGCGCGCCGGGGCTGATCTGCTCCGGGTCACGCGTGGCGAAGTAACGCTGCAGCTGGTCGTCGAGGTCCATCCTACACGCCCCCTGCTTCGAGCGTCTCGCTCGCCTCGAGCCAGACCGCCTCGGCTTCATCGAGCTTGTCCTGCAACTCGGCCCGGCGTTTCATGAGCTCGGTCATCGTCATCTTTGCCAGCGCGCCCTGTGCCGAGCCCGGGTCGAACATCGCCTGATCGTGGAGGCGGATCGCGGCCGCATGGGTTTCCATGTCCTTTTCCGCCTTACGCGCTGCCTTCCTGAGCGCCTGGCTCTTTTCGCGTGCCTCGGCATTGGCGCGGCGTTGCTCCTTGCGGTTGTTCGCATTGGCCGAATCACCCTTCCCCCCTTCAGAGGGATCCTTCGCCAGGACGAACGCAATGTAGTCGTCGATCGAGCCGTCGAAATCCTTGGCCGTGCCTGCATCGACAAGCACGAGCCGGTCCGCCGTCATCTCCAGCATGTGACGATCGTGGCTGACAATGACGACCGCGCCGGAATAGGCATTGAGCGCCTGAATCAACGCCTCGCGCGCGTCGACGTCGAGATGGTTCGTCGGCTCGTCGAGAATCAGCATGTGCGGCGCCTCCCGCGTGATCAGCGCCAGCGCCAACCGCGCCCGCTCCCCGCCCGAAAGGCGCCCGACCTCGGTTTCCGCCTTTGGCCCGGAAAAGCCGAAGCGGCCAAGCTGCGCCCGCACCTGCGCCGGTTTCGCATCCTTCATCAGCCGGCTCATATGCTGAAGCGGAGTGTCGCCGCGGTCGAGTTCCTCGACCTGATACTGCGTGAAATAGCCGACCCGCATTTTCGGCGAGGCGTTCATCGCCCCCTCGATCGGGTCGAGCTGCCCGGCGAGCAGGCGCGCCAGCGTCGTCTTGCCATTGCCGTTCCGGCCGAGCAGCGCCATCCGCTCATTCTCGTCCAGCCGCAGGTCGAGCCTGCGCAGCACCGGACTTCCGTCATACCCCACGCTCGCCTCGTCCAGCGTGACGAGCGGCGGGCGCAATTCGTCCGGGCTGGGAAAATCGAAGCTCAGCGAAGGATCGTCGATCAACTCGGCAATCGGCTGCATCCGGGCGAGCGCCTTGGCCCGCGATTGCGCCTGCTTTGCGGTGGAGGCACGCGCCGAATTGCGCGCGACGTAATCCTGCAGCTTCTTGCGCTCGCTCTCCTGCTTCGCCTTGGCGGAGGCGAGCTGCGCCTGTCGTTCCGCGCGCTGACGCTCGAACGCGTCATAGCCACCGGGATAGATCGTGAGCCGCCCCCCGCTCAGATGCAGGATATGATCGACCACATTGTTGAGAAAATCGCGTTCGTGGCTCACCAGCAAAATTGTGGCCGGATAGGATTTGAGAAAATCCTCCAGCCACAGCACCGCCTCCAGATCGAGATGGTTCGACGGCTCGTCGAGCAAAAGCAGGTCCGGCGCCGAAAACAGCAGCGAGGCCAGCGCCACGCGCATCCGCCACCCGCCGGAGAAACTGTCGAGCGGGCGATGCTGCGCCGCCTCGTCGAAGCCCAAGCCGACGAGAATGCGCGACGCGCGTGCCGGCGCGGAATAGGCATCGATGGCGAGCAGGCGTTCGTGCACCTCGGCGAGCCGGACCGGTTCGGTGCAGCTTTCGCTTTCCTCCATCAACGCGGCGCGTTCGGTATCGGCGGCCAGCACCGTATCGAACGGGGTCGCTTGCCCGGCGGGAGCTTCCTGCGCGATATAGCCGATGCGGCTGCCCTTTGGCATCTCGACGCTGCCGCCGTCCGGCTCCAGCATGTCGGCGATGACGCGCACCAGCGTCGATTTTCCCGCCCCGTTGCGCCCGACCAGCCCGACCCGGCCGCGCGGCGGAAGGCTGGCACTCGCGCCGTCGAGAATGGAACGGCCGCCAAGGCGGACGGTGATATCCTTGATGTTCAACATGCCCGCCGCCTAGCCGCAAACCCGCCCCGCTGCAAAGGACGCAGGGCGTGCGGGGATATAAACCGGCACCGCCTGCGTTGCACGGTGATGGACGATACGATCGAAAACCTGCGCAAAGCCATGGAAGACGCCGCAGCGGCGATGGATTTCGAAGAGGCGCGGCGACTGCGCGACCGTATCAACCTGCTGAGGCTCGGCGCCGACGCCGACGGTGCGGCGGATGCGGATACGAGCGGGCTGACCCGGCAACAGCCTGGCCGCATGGGGCTTGGCACCGGGCGCCAGTCGGTCGAGCCGCCCGCGGGATGGACGCGCCCGAAAAAGCCCGATCCCATGACGCGCGGACGAAACAGGCGCCGCCGCGAGGAGCCCTGAAATCAAGGGGCGTGCCCTTGCTCACGGCGTCGGCGCGCCGATGCGGGAGGCAGGCCGTGCGGTATCGGGCTCTGGTGCAAGCGGACGCGCCGTCGCCGGGCTATTCGGCACCGCGGCGATATGCACCCGGTTCCGTCCCGCTTCCTTCGCGGCATAGAGCGCCTGATCCGCCATGCGGTAAAGCGTGTCATACGCGGTCTGCCCGCGCGTTTCGGCGACCCCTATACTCACGGTAATGGGCCGCGATCCGTCGCCGAGCGCATCGTGCCGGCATTCCGCCACCGCCGTCCGCACCCGCTCCGCAAAGGCGGTGAGCGGACTGCCCGCCAACCCGTGCGTCAGGATCACGAACTCTTCCCCGCCCATCCGCGCGACCGGAAAACCTGCGGGCGACGTACGGCGGAGCGTATCGGCAATGCACCGCAACACCTCGTCGCCGACATCGTGCCCGAACCCGTCATTGATCGCCTTGAACCGGTCCACATCGATCAGCAAAAGCGCCACCGGCGACACGCCGGCACCGGCGCCGAACATCGCTTCTGCCGCTTCGATAAAATGCAGCCGATTGCCCAGCCCGGTCAGCGCATCCTGCCGCGCCATGCGATAGGCGATGGCCTCCGCGCTGCGCGCACGATCGCGTTCGTTGCGCAAATGCGCATATTTCGCCGTCGTCGATATGGCGAGCCAGAGCGTCTGCCACGCCGCGGCGTAAAGCACGATGACCTGCGATCCGCCGCCCCAGAACATGCCCTGCGTATCGAACACCTGCACACTGCCGAGCGCGAGCATCGGCACCGCCCACGCCCGGCCGAGCGAGATCGCAGGCGCATGCCCGCGCCGCCACGCCACCACGATGCACGCCGCGCACAGCACCAGCACGCCAAGAACGAGAATGCCGATAATATCCGCCAGAAGATGCAGCGGGCCCGTCCTCATGAGCGCAAGCGGTACGCCCGATAGACCGATGAGCGCCCCCGCCCCCGCCGTGATCCGGCGCAAGGTGCGCGGCACCCTCGCCTCGCGGATTGCGCTCACCACGCTGGCCGTGGCGAGGAATATCGCCAGGCAGGCGAGAAACGTCGCGATCTGTGCCGAGGTCCGTCCCGCAAGTCCGGGCACGAAGGCGAGGATCATCTGCGACCAGATCAGCCCCCAGACCAGCACGCATGCCGCCCAGGCCCCCTGCCACGCCGCGCTTCCAGAGCGCATCGCGACGGCAAGGCCGGCATTGTAAAGCGCACCGATCAACAGCAGCGTCAGCCCCGCCCCGATCGTCGCCGCCAGGGCCGCGAACTGAAGCGCGGCCTCGTCGTCATGCGTGATGTTCATGCGCAGGAACTGCACGTCGGAAAGCCGGTCGACCCTGAGGACGATGGATTCCAGCGGTGCGTTCAACGCATGGTCCGAAAACGCGATCTTGGAACCGGGGCGCCAGTGTTCGGAAAAATCGCCGACCGCAACGGCATAGCGGGCCACATTTCCCGTCACCCCGACAAAGCGGACCTCCATGCGTTCGAACCGCGTATTCCCGATGATGAGAACCGCCTCGGCATCGGCATCCTCAGCCCCTGTGCGCTTCAGCCGCAGCCACAGGCTTCGCGTGTTGTATTCCTCCGGCGGCCCGGCGCAATCGTAGGCATCGGCACCCGGCGGATCATCGGTGGACAGGGCGGTGACGGCATAACAGAAATCGGAAAGATGCAGAGTGCGGGCATGTGCGACCTGTGGGCGAAGGACCACAAGTAGCGCGAGCAGAGCGATTGTTCCCCCCGCCAGAAGCGACAGCATCGCGCGCAGGCGCCGCCGGATCGCGAAACCATCCGGCGCCGCAGCGTCGAGCGCAGGCGCACCGGCGCGCGGGCCGAACCCGTCCAAAATCCCGTGCCCCCTATGAAACGCCCGTCCCCACGGCGATTTCATGACTGCGTCCCCAATCACTATTTCGTCCGGGCGGCGCGAGACCTTCGTAAAACATGCGAAGGTCGACCGCCCCGACACCCCCGAACGGGACGCTAGTCGCGAGATGGCACAATTTCAAGCAAGCCCTGTGATTACGGGCCGCGAACACTTTGAATGGCGGGTGTTTTACTTGGCAGGATCGGGCGTTTCGCGGTGCAGCCCCGATCCGAAAAGGCGATCCACCCCTGATTATTTGAGCACGCTTCCCGGCATGCGGTCGCGGGCGCCAAGCACATGCGCGCCCCAGACCGTCGCCATCACCAGCAGCGCGCCGACCGCCTGATGCGCCACCGCGATCCATAGCGCCAGCGCGCTCATCACCGTCGCGATGCCGAGCAGGATCTGGATCCCGAAGGCGGCATGGATCGCCACCGACGCACCGCGCGACCGCA
Coding sequences within:
- a CDS encoding UvrB/UvrC motif-containing protein, with translation MDDTIENLRKAMEDAAAAMDFEEARRLRDRINLLRLGADADGAADADTSGLTRQQPGRMGLGTGRQSVEPPAGWTRPKKPDPMTRGRNRRRREEP
- a CDS encoding NAD(P)-dependent alcohol dehydrogenase encodes the protein MKAAKVTNPATLESLKIVDLDDPGAPAAGEIRVRLHASSLNFHDYSVVSGRLPTADGRIPMADGAGVVEAVGAGVTEFSEGDRVVSTFFPTWLDGTPAISDFSTTPGDGIDGYAREWVVRPTSYFTHAPKGYSHAEAATLTTAALTAWRALVVNGGIKAGESVLVLGTGGVSIFALQLAKAMGATVIATSSSDEKLERVRALGADHTINYKTTPEWGDAVRDLTDGRGVDHVVEVGGPGTLPQSINAVTIGGHIALIGVLTGAGGEVPTALLMRGQARLQGLVVGNRRMQQDLVRALGATGIRPVIDRSFPLDQIANAFRHEESGQHFGKIVLEW
- a CDS encoding GGDEF domain-containing protein, giving the protein MKSPWGRAFHRGHGILDGFGPRAGAPALDAAAPDGFAIRRRLRAMLSLLAGGTIALLALLVVLRPQVAHARTLHLSDFCYAVTALSTDDPPGADAYDCAGPPEEYNTRSLWLRLKRTGAEDADAEAVLIIGNTRFERMEVRFVGVTGNVARYAVAVGDFSEHWRPGSKIAFSDHALNAPLESIVLRVDRLSDVQFLRMNITHDDEAALQFAALAATIGAGLTLLLIGALYNAGLAVAMRSGSAAWQGAWAACVLVWGLIWSQMILAFVPGLAGRTSAQIATFLACLAIFLATASVVSAIREARVPRTLRRITAGAGALIGLSGVPLALMRTGPLHLLADIIGILVLGVLVLCAACIVVAWRRGHAPAISLGRAWAVPMLALGSVQVFDTQGMFWGGGSQVIVLYAAAWQTLWLAISTTAKYAHLRNERDRARSAEAIAYRMARQDALTGLGNRLHFIEAAEAMFGAGAGVSPVALLLIDVDRFKAINDGFGHDVGDEVLRCIADTLRRTSPAGFPVARMGGEEFVILTHGLAGSPLTAFAERVRTAVAECRHDALGDGSRPITVSIGVAETRGQTAYDTLYRMADQALYAAKEAGRNRVHIAAVPNSPATARPLAPEPDTARPASRIGAPTP
- a CDS encoding SDR family NAD(P)-dependent oxidoreductase, with protein sequence MILSDTAAIVTGGASGLGEATARVLAKEGVKVTLFDMNSERGAEVASEIGAHFCEVNITDEAAVDKAFASARAQHGQERILINCAGAGNAIRTASRARDTGEIRAFPIAAFQKIVGINLVGTFQCIAKSAAGMLTLDPMDGGERGAIVNTASAAAEDGQVGQAAYAASKAGIVGMTLPIARDLMGEGIRINTILPGIFDTPMMKQASDQVRASLAASVPFPKRLGKADEFASLALEMCRNSYFNGEDVRLDGAIRMAPR
- a CDS encoding ABC-F family ATP-binding cassette domain-containing protein, translating into MLNIKDITVRLGGRSILDGASASLPPRGRVGLVGRNGAGKSTLVRVIADMLEPDGGSVEMPKGSRIGYIAQEAPAGQATPFDTVLAADTERAALMEESESCTEPVRLAEVHERLLAIDAYSAPARASRILVGLGFDEAAQHRPLDSFSGGWRMRVALASLLFSAPDLLLLDEPSNHLDLEAVLWLEDFLKSYPATILLVSHERDFLNNVVDHILHLSGGRLTIYPGGYDAFERQRAERQAQLASAKAKQESERKKLQDYVARNSARASTAKQAQSRAKALARMQPIAELIDDPSLSFDFPSPDELRPPLVTLDEASVGYDGSPVLRRLDLRLDENERMALLGRNGNGKTTLARLLAGQLDPIEGAMNASPKMRVGYFTQYQVEELDRGDTPLQHMSRLMKDAKPAQVRAQLGRFGFSGPKAETEVGRLSGGERARLALALITREAPHMLILDEPTNHLDVDAREALIQALNAYSGAVVIVSHDRHMLEMTADRLVLVDAGTAKDFDGSIDDYIAFVLAKDPSEGGKGDSANANNRKEQRRANAEAREKSQALRKAARKAEKDMETHAAAIRLHDQAMFDPGSAQGALAKMTMTELMKRRAELQDKLDEAEAVWLEASETLEAGGV